TGACTTGGCATCAACCCAGAGCCACTACCCTCAACCATTTTGTCTGAAATggaccctcctcctgcctcttcctttCTAGCtccttttattgactttttatttcttctgatgaTTTATTTCAACTTGCagctttattctgttccatttgatGCATTTGCCTGTGGGCTCATTGAATGCAGGGACTTTGTTTTGTGAGCTGGGAACATCACCAGGCCTGGAGAACAAAAATGAACCTGGGTGCCCAAGCGGGTGGAGTGAGGAACCCGTAGAGTCTCAGGCACAAACTTTGGTAGATCTGAGCCTCGAGGATCTGTCTGGAAGCCCCAGTGACATGTACCAAGGGGAACCTGAGACCCTTCCTCTCTCCCGACAGGCAGCTCCCTGAAGCACTCTACGACCCTCACCAACCGGCAGCGAGGGAATGAGGTCTCGGCCCTGCCAGCCACCCTAGACTGTGAGTAGGGCCTAAGGATGGTGGGAGGAGCTGAGAGGAGCCATTTTGAATGGGTAAGCTGAGGTGCTGAGAGGCCACGGATTAAGAGAGGACTCTGCCTCTTTCTGGCCCCCAGCCCTGTCCATCCACCAGCTTGCTGCCCAGGGGGAGCTGAGCCAACTGAAGGAACACCTGAGGAAAGGTGCGTGTCCACACACACGTGCTGGCCTGTCTGGTGCGTGCACATGGGCTCTGCATGCCCACTCACAGTGATGATGGCCGTGAGTGCCCGCACGTGTGCCTGTGTCCACACGTGCATGTGAGTATGTCCTGTGCGTGCATCCACATGTGTTTAACTCCCTGCCACGTCCAACCCCAGGCCCTGTCTTATCCCTACTCTGGTGACATTGGGGAGAGAGGGCAGGGGTGCCATCCGATGATACCACTCCCACCTGCCAGGTGACAACCTCATCAACAAGCCGGATGAGCGTGGCTTCACTCCCCTCATCTGGGCTTCTGCCTTTGGAGAGATCGAGACCGTCCGCTTCTTGCTCGAGTGGGTGCGTCTCAGCCTAGTTGGGGGCTTCCTGGGGACCTGAGGGCTGGCTGAAGTTTCAGCTTCTTCTTCTGGTTCCTTGTCCATGAGATGGGGCTGCTCTGTTGGGGGACTCTAGGATCCCAGGGAATGTCCCCATGTCTCCCATCACTACCCACTCTGCTCCCCCCCAGGGTGCCgacccccacatccttgccaaggAGCGGGAGAGCGCCCTGTCGCTGGCCAGCATGGGTGGCTACACGGACATTGTGGGGCTGTTGCTGGAGCGTGACGTGGACATCAACATCTATGACTGGGTGAGGTGCCACCCACCCAGGCCCCTCAGGGCTGCTTGACCTCCATTTCTGCCCtttaatatttatggagcatctGGAAGGTTCTGGGCCTGTTCTGGGTGCTAGGAACACACAAGACTCAGTCTCACATCTTGTATAGCTCCCAGTCTGGGGAAGACAGACACATAAACAGGCAATGGAGAGATAATGAATAGTACTGTGAAGGCAGGCGCACAGGCAGCCCCAGGAACTCAAAAGTGGCCACGGTGGGTCAGGGAGGGCTTCATGGAGGAAGGGACATCTAAGTTGAGaaacagagaaggagaaagatggGTGAGGTGATGAGCAGGAAGAGGTACCATATTGAATTGAAGCCAGAGATTTTGAGGCATGGTGAGGAGTGGAAAAAGATAGAGCATTCGTTTCTCCATGCCTTCACCTTCCAACAGAATGGAGGGACACCACTGCTGTACGCTGTGCGTGGGAACCACGTGAAGTGTGTTGAGGCCTTGTTGGGTAAGTAAGAGTAGAGACCAGCCCAGGAGGCCCCAGGTCCCCATCTGGCCCTGTGGGAACCCTGAGCTCTTGAATGGCTTGTCACGACCTGCTTTACTTGGAGGTGGATTTGGAGCAGGAGGTGGTAGGAGAGCATGGGGGTCTGGGTCTGGCTGAGTCGAGCCCCTGCTCTCTCAGTCTCAGGGCCTCCAGAGCCATAATCTTTGGAGGAGACTGAAGCTTGAAGAGGCCAGACCCTTGTCCAAGGTCATGCAAACAATGGGCCAACGCATGGCTGTACCATGAGGCATCTCCACTGGCCCTCTTGAGTCCCCAAGTCCCATTCTGGGCTTCTagtcccaggcccagccccaccccagtgtCTGCTCTGCTTTGCAGCCCGGGGTGCTGATCTCACCACTGAGGCAGACTCTGGCTACACCCCTATGGACCTCGCCGTGGCTCTGGGATACCGGAAAGGTAGGCCTGAGACATGGGGTAGTGGTGAGGACTCGTAGGTGGCTGACCACAAATGGATACATGGGACATCTCCCTCACTTGTTAGATGCCGGCAGCAAGTGTGTTCATGTTAGCAGACATGGAGCACCACTGTGTCCCTGGCCCGAGCACATCCTGGCTCTCGGTGCTGTTACCTGAGAGGATAGACATACCAGTGCATACCAGTAACCAGAGCCATGAGGGGGAGCATAAGCACCGAGAAGCCCAAAGGAGGCCCCAACCCAGCCTTGATGGGCATCTGTCTTAATGTACCTTAGTccattttcttttgctataacagaatatcgGAGACTgggtaatatataatataaagaaaagagacttATTCTGGCTCATGGATCTGGAGGTTGGAAAACCCAAGATTGGGTGCCctcatctggtgagggcctcataTTGCTGCGCCTCAGTGGAAAGTAGAAGGGCAGCGTGTGTGTATAAGAAGCAAAACATGAAGGACAGCcttgctttaaaatttaaaacaacctGTTCTCACAGTAAACAACCCAGACCCATGATAGTGAGAAAGGCATTGATCCATTCATGAAGGTTCTGCCCCCACAACCCAAATACCTCCtagtaggccccacctcccaacaccgCTGCATTGGGACCAAGCCTCAAGGTGTATTTACTAGAGACAGCAGATCCCAAGTTTCAGCTTATGCACACCTGCCTGTGCATGTGGGTGCGCTTGTGCACACAGGCCACACACCAGACAGCAAGGTGGTCAGGGTGGGCTTCTGGGGGGCTTTAGAAGGACTGCACTGTGTCCAAATAAGTGAAGGATACAGAAGCTTACCAGGGCCAGAACACCAAGAGGGAACTGGGCTGGGCCACAGTGCATGGGGCCATGGAGCCCGATCCTGTCCATGGCAGGAGGTAGGTATGAGCAGGGGCCATAAGCAAACCCAAGTTTGACATGGGAACATCCTGACCACCCATCCTCTTGGTTGGTGGAGGATGGGCTCAGGAAATATCCTACCTCCCTTTGGAGAGTTTTATTCTATGAGACGGAAATCATCCCTCACAGAccctatattaatattttcataaaaaccaCACTCACCCATTTTGTTTGGTAAGAAGTCTTTTATAACTCCAAAAGGCTCAAGAAATGCATTACAAGgcgagcctgggcaacttagtgagaccctgtctcaaaaataagaagggatggggctatagctcagagtgcccctgggtctgATTCCTGGTACCACAAGGGGGCAGGGAACGAATTTCTAAGGCCaagagtggtagagcacttgcctgtccCGTGAGGCCCcagcactaaagaaagaaagagaagggaggaaggaagaaaggaagggaatttTTACAAACTCAGGGGAAGCTGAGGTTTCTGGGAGGGGCACGGATCCTGTTGTCTGTATAGGGGGTCTTCCATCCAGGCCCCAGTGCTGTAAAGCCCTGGTTCATCCCTAGGGCAACGGTGCAGGTAGGGATGGTGCCTGTTGACTCTGCAGCTTCCTTTCCAACGGCTGCCTTTTCCCCACCTGTCTCCAGTGCAACAGGTAATCGAGAACCACATCCTCAAACTGTTCCACAGCAACCTGGGGCCCACTGACCCGGAGTGAAGGCTGCCTGGTGGGGACGCAGACACTCAGGGAACCAAATGGTCGGCCCAGAGCTGGGAGGACCCAGAACTGGCTTCAAAGGCAGCTCCTGGACAGGCAGTGGGAGGGGACCTTTCCCAAGAGGAACCAATAAACCTTCTGTGCAGAAATTAAAGGACTTTGCTGTGATTCCCTGAGGGGCTTCCTTGAGAggtgtgcccccacccccagaggtCTCAGACCTTCTTCTCCCCCAGCACTCTCAAGTGGTAGATGACTACACGGCCAAAAAAGTCAGTGGTGTCTTCAAATGTCACCTTCAAGCGGTCCACCTCAGCAGCCGGCACAGAGAATGTTTGAGCACAAGCAGTCAAGGGAAATGGTGGGGCTTTGTTTTCCACCCTCCATTCCCTACCTTTCCCAAACCCAGCTCAGACCCCATTAGTGTGCTAGGTGACCCTAGCAAGATGTGAACCCCTCTGAGCATCACACAGAGCAGACCCATTTTCCAGATTATGCAGTGGAGACCCGGAGGTCACTTTTCAAAATATCATGGCAAGTTTCCCATTCAGGTCTAGGTGGGCTCAAAGCTTTTAGAGGCATAGATCCTCCCACCCCAGAGGCCAGGACAGGATATCTGAAGGGAGTTGTTGTCCTCGGGGTAGAAGTCCACAATGTGGTGGAGGGCCTCACTCCCCTGTGACCCTGCAGCAGAGAAAGGTGCATACAGTGAGTACAGGATATCCCCCCTGGAACCCCCGCCTCCCAGGACCTTCCAGTACCTTCCAGGCGGGCCAGGCGACTGGAAAAGCCCCCCTGGAACTGGATCTGCAGCTGGGAGACACAGATGCGCTGAGGAAATTCCAGTGTCACCCACTGGCAGGGGCCCTAAAAACAGACGGGAAAACTGAGGCCCACGATCACTCCGCGATGGGAGCGTGGCTATGCCTGACTCACAGCACAGAGTCCTTCCCTGCCCACCTCGGGTTCCCCCAAGTTCTCAAGGCACTCTGGACCTCCGCACCTCACCTGGTCCGAGTTCCAGCACGTCTCTTCGTCTTGGTCAAAAAGATACTTCTTTCCAAACTGCCGGCTGTTGCGATTCAGCACCGAGCTCACCCTCGGAGGCACCAGGTCGAAGAAGGGTTAAGCTCAGTTCTGGGCGCCACCGCCACCCCCCCACGGAGCCCGAGCCCGCCCCCTCCCCGCCACAGGTCCTTCCGCCACCCCAGTGCCCACTACCCCTGGACTCGCCACCGGGGCTCTCGGGCTCTCACCTGCTCACTGTCTCCGGACAAACCAAAGAGTGGGTCATCTTGGTTCTCCAGGGCCTCGCGAAACCCAAGGCTGGACTCTGCTGGACTCGGGTCCCAATCCCGGCGCCACCTCAGCCAAGGCGGCGTCACCTAGGCTACACCCCTAGTTTGCAGGTCCTCATGTAACTAGGGACCAAGAGCAGCCACTCTCTCTGACGCCCAAGTCCTAAATGTCGCCTCGATCACCCCCTTGCTGGAAAAATTGGAGGCTCAGGGAAGACGCCGATGGCCAGGGACCCGGCCTTTCACAGCGGATCCAAGGAAAGGAAACAGGTTCCCCCGGGGTTTGGGGGGCGCCCCTCCCCGCCTGAGCCTCACTTTCCCGGTCAGTAGCTTTAGGAACCAGAGACCGGGACCAGGAACCGCGTGGGCATAGCGCATGCGCAATGTGACTTGGGCTCCGCCCAGCCACTGCtcctggggcggggcggggctggaCGCTGGCCCCTTCGTGACCGCCTTTTAAAGGGCTCTCGCCCTGTGGTTGAGGTTCCCCTTGGATTTGGAAGAATGCAAGTTGTGTGTCACCTGGCACCATTTCTTGGTGAAAATGCCGGCTATAAAGTATTGGTTTTTCAAATCCCACAAACTTCCTATAATCATGTCTTCTTACTGGGGGAGTCTGCTAACCTCCAATACAGGCTGGGAACTCCTGCGCCTCACTGAGTCAGAGAGGCTAATGGAAGAGTTGAGGAAGAGACTATGATGTTGGGAGCATCAGTCGTTCCCATCAACCCCATGTGCCCTGAGATGCAAGAGACCTGGCCTCCAAATCTGTCTTTCTGGCAAATGCTTCTGAGGAAGGCTTCTTGAAGAAATGGTCATGTAAGGCGGGTTTTGAAGGATAAATAGGAGTTTGCTAGGTCAGATTACACAAAGCCTCAGATACTAGGCCAAAAATTTGGTTCACTGATTCACTAGATAACTCCTGTCACCATATACTGCCATTCCTGTGCCCACTCCTGTCCTGGGTGATGCTGGAGATGATGAGAGGCCTCAGCTTTAGCCTGATCCCTAAAGAGCCCCCACCTGGGCAAAACACCTATGCGGTCAGGGCTGAGACACAGGAAGGGACAGAGATGGGGAACAGGGAGTCCACCTGAAGGAAGCTTCCCGGGAGGGGGGATCTGGGATGGAGACAGTGTTTCAGGGAGGGGGAAAAGCACAAGGAAAGGCCTAGTTGGATTAAAGACCAAGGATTTGAATAAAAATGTGGAGCCATATCCTGCTGGGCCTGGAGCAGTGTTTGGGAAAGGGCATGACTCTATCCAGTCTTCACAAATGGAGGTTTCCAAGACAGGGCAGCCACTGGCAGGGGACTCTTGTCCCTAGCTTTAGCTGAATGGTCTGGGATCCAGCCCCTTTCTTCAAGGGAGTGGGGGATGGTCCCCTGGCATCCTACTGGCCTGGCGTCTCCTGAGCACTTCTTAGGAGCCGGGGCTGGCAGGGAAACTGGGTCACCAGCGGAAGGGTTGTCCCATCAGTTCCTGACCGCCAGGACTTCCTGCCTTCTGTTATGGTCTGGTGCCAGACCCAGCTTTGCTGTTCTCAGGGCTGAGGTTGGAGATGGCAGGAAACATCTCACTCTCATCAGAAATTAGGAAGATCTTGGACCCTGGAGAGCCCAGATCTACTTAAAATCTTGGCTGGACTattcactagctgtgtgaccttagacaaACATCtctacctctctgagcctcagttccctcaGCTGTGAAGGGGGAAAATTCTGTTCATAGGCCTATTGGAGGATACAGGAGAATCCTTGGGTTGACATATGACAACAGTGGATGACACTTGGTGAGACCCCACTGTGTTTTTCGTCTCCACCCATTGGCTCATTAAACCGCAATTGGTTGATCTGTGTCACTCTCATTTTATAGCAGGGGACACAGCAACTTGACCAAGATTCCCCTGTGAGGATATGCATGGCCCCAGGGCCCTCCATATCACTCCTGGGCTTGGCGTAGAGCCACCTTGGCCACTGGGATGAGGCCAGCTCCTTACTCTCTTCCCGCCTCCTCACCCCACTGGCGCCTAAGCATGAAAGAGCCTCCTGTTCCTCTAGGGAATTAGCAGCTCTGAGTTTCCAGCAAGACAGCCAAAAGTGGTCCATTCATTCGCCTTAGTGAGGCCGACTAAGAactccctccccactcctcccaccccaggggATGAGGCCGGGAGAGTGCTAGGGGAGCCCAGTCCTGCTCCTCTGGCTCTCTAAGGGAAACTGAGTCACCAAAAAGCAAAGTTGTTTGGCCAAGATCATCCCGGGAGACAATCCCCAGTCTGACTCTGGAGTTCCCTCTAGTGGAGTGAGTTCTGCATTTTGCAGGGGAGGAATTGAAGCTCCGAGAGGGTCCGGGATTTGCTGAAGTCACACAGCAAATTTGGGTCGGCGGGGCTCTACCTGTGTCACTGCTTCAGAGGAGGCACTGAGGACCCACTAGGAAACAGGTCCCACTCTCCATGAGCCTGTCATCCTGGAGCAGGGCAGGAAAGGCCCTCGGATGGTTCCAAACCTTGGTTCCCCCTGCGAAAGGGACATAATGACAGTGGGAGAAGGGGTGGCTGGATGTGAAGGAGCCTGGGTCTGCGTGTGAGACAACACCTGGGAGGACTCTGGATCATGGTGTTGGTGACGTTGGTGCAAAGTGAACACGGTCATGGGCCAGCCGCCTGTGGGTGGGCCCGTGGCTGTAAACATGGCCCGATGTCAGCAGTGTGGTCCAGGTGCAAAGGGACTCTCGGTCCCCGGGCTCACATCCGTGACCTGTGTGTGTACGAGGGTGGTTGTGTGTGGCTGTTGCCAAGTGAAATTGTATGTGAACTGATTTGCTGTCGGTGTGACTGTGTGTCAGTGGAGGTTGGTGACATTGTCTGTGACTTGTCCCTGTGTCACCTTGGGGATGTTCGGAAGCACTTTGCGGGATACTGGTCACTCCTGAGACCAGCTCTCCGGGAGGGTCCAGCCTCCTTCCCAGACTCTGCTTTAGCCCAcccagtcccctcccccacctcgtCTCATTGGCAGCCGCCCCTGGCCCAGAGCCCcactggggaggggcagggggcagaGAAGGCACtcagagatgggggtggggggcacttGGCCAATCCCAGAACAGGCCTATAAATAGCTCTTTGAGCCCAGCAGGTTCCCAGGCAAGGTTGCTTCATTCAAGACCCCAGCAACAGGCGCCCGGGCCCCAGGCCAGCCTCTCTCGGCTCAGCCCTGGCGCCCTGGCAccagcgggggtgggggtgggagggggagtaCAGGAGCAGCGGGGGTCAGCTTAGCACAGTGGCCATGGATCTGGGCTCCCACCTGGACCCTACCCACGCTGTCCAACCTCAGGCACATGATTTtgtctccctgagcctcagtttccccagcagcCTCCAAAATGAACAGCCACAAGACAGCAGCCTCTGCGCAGGCATTTCCTTCCCATTTCTGTCTCCTAGCAACCCAGAAGACTAGAACTGTCAATCATTCCCAATttaggtggggaaactgaggcacagcacGAAGCGCTGGCTTGCCCAGGATCTCACTCTTACCAGCCACAGGGAGGGGGCTTGAACCTGGACTCTGAGAAATGCTCAAAGATACACACACAGATGTAGGTAGGACAGGGGACAGAGGACCAGGAGGCTCCGCCAGCACAGCCTATCACAGCTGAAACACAAGGACCTCGGGGAGGAAGGCAAGGCAGGTGCCTCTTCCCCATCTgctttttattgtggtaaaatttacataacatttactttttatttgtttgtttgtttttggtgctgaggattgaacccacagttATCACTCACGCTGAGCccatactctaccattgagctacactccccaggtcaaatttatcattttaaactaCAATTCAACTGGACATGATGGCTAcacaagaggctgagacaggaggtctgaaagttagaggccagcctcagcaactaagcaagaccctgtctctgaaaaaaataaaaaggtaaaaaaaaagggctgtagctcagtggtagagagcttgcctagcatgtgagcggcactgggttcaattcacagcagcacatataaataagtaaaataaaggtccatcgacaaccaggaaaaaaatatttaaaaaaaaaaaggtctgggaatgtagcttaattGAATCtttccctaggttcaatccccagtaccacacaataaataaataaataatgtatgacTCAGTGGGATTAAATACATTTACATTATTGTGCAATCAAGGTTCATTCACATTGTGACATGGTTCAgagattcattattttttatgactgagtaatattccattgtttagatctaagctttattttcattttttgacagtgctggggatagaatctagggcctcccatgtgctaagcaaatgctccaccactgagctacacctagTCTTGGATCTAAGTTTTTAAAGATTAGAGTTCTTCTGTCAAGGGCACCCATTTGCCCCTTCCCTAAGCATAAATATTTCTGTGCTAGCAACATTCATAGTATTTGCTATATAGATGCTGACTGGTTAAAGGTAAATGAAGAATGAACGGTACAGTTTGGCTAGAGCAACTCTGAGGTGTGATACATCCAGGCTCTGACCATGCCAGGTCTCTATCAGCTGCACGACCAACTagtctccccctcctctctgagCCTTGCTTCCTCTCTATAAATGTGCAAAACAGATTTATAGCCCAAACTGCTTTTCTAGCATGAGCCGCCATGAGTTAGGCTGACCAAGATTCAAATTCCAACTCTGTCCTTCctctctgtgtgaccttgggaagcaACTTTACCTCCCTGgggctcagtttccccacctgtaaaatggggcaCGTCCCATCACGGGGTTTGGCTGGGGTCACATGAGGGGGGTCCTGAGGCAAAAAGAATGGGGGGAAGTCAGGTGCAGTCTTCCCCCAGGTGGGGTGAGTGTTAGAAAATTCATGGGGGATTTTAAGCACAGGGAGCCCCCACACTCGTGCAGCTGGAGGCCACCGGCTGGCGGTGGCGCATGCGCAGAGCAGCCTCGCGGCCCCTTTATAAGCGCTGAGGCGGCGCTGGGGCGAGCGGAGCGCAGGGCGCAGGGGCTGGATCGAGCGCTGGGCGAGCTGAGCTGGAGCGTCCTTTGTGCCGGGCGACCGCCCCGGGATGCGTCCGAGCTAGGAGCCAGGTGTGGGGGTGTTCGTCGTCTTGGGGAGCGGGCCGCGTTCGTGGAAAGACCTCAGGATTGGAGACAGAGCCGGGTTTTGGGGAGGGGGCCTGGGATCAGGGAGAAGCCCCCAGATTGGGGAGGGGGGCGGATGGGGGAGGGGACCCCTGGGGTGGAGAGGAAGCGCTGGTTAGAAGGGGACCCAGGGGTGTCCAGGGGCTCTGCCTGGGGGAAGGTTGCCGGGGAATGCGGAGACAATCCCGCGGTGGGGAGGGGTCCGGGGCTGGGGGTGGGTCTCAGGATTAGGGAGGAGGCGCTGGGAACCAGGGCTAGGGGAGGGGCACCCCGAGTTTGGAGAGAAGAGACGCCCAGTGACTGAATGGGGGACTCCGGAACAGGCACCCCTGCGTCTGAGCTGACACCCCAGGATTTTAAGTGGGGATTCCCAATTTCCAGATGAATGGAGGATTCCGGGTTGGACTGCAGTAGTGTgggtcccccacccccccagatCAGCCTGAGTCCGTTGGAAGGGGGTCTTGCCCTGAGAGTGAATGGACACTGGGAAAGGGAGCCAGT
This is a stretch of genomic DNA from Ictidomys tridecemlineatus isolate mIctTri1 chromosome 2, mIctTri1.hap1, whole genome shotgun sequence. It encodes these proteins:
- the Rfxank gene encoding DNA-binding protein RFXANK isoform X1, whose amino-acid sequence is MDPTQPAEDLILTQQSPTPELGDPEDHGIETPDGSDTVVLSLFPCTPEPEADASVCSLQGSSLKHSTTLTNRQRGNEVSALPATLDSLSIHQLAAQGELSQLKEHLRKGDNLINKPDERGFTPLIWASAFGEIETVRFLLEWGADPHILAKERESALSLASMGGYTDIVGLLLERDVDINIYDWNGGTPLLYAVRGNHVKCVEALLARGADLTTEADSGYTPMDLAVALGYRKDAGSKCVHVSRHGAPLCPWPEHILALGAVT
- the Rfxank gene encoding DNA-binding protein RFXANK isoform X2 — its product is MDPTQPAEDLILTQQSPTPELGDPEDHGIETPDGSDTVVLSLFPCTPEPEADASVCSLQGSSLKHSTTLTNRQRGNEVSALPATLDSLSIHQLAAQGELSQLKEHLRKGDNLINKPDERGFTPLIWASAFGEIETVRFLLEWGADPHILAKERESALSLASMGGYTDIVGLLLERDVDINIYDWNGGTPLLYAVRGNHVKCVEALLARGADLTTEADSGYTPMDLAVALGYRKVQQVIENHILKLFHSNLGPTDPE
- the Nr2c2ap gene encoding nuclear receptor 2C2-associated protein, producing MTHSLVCPETVSRVSSVLNRNSRQFGKKYLFDQDEETCWNSDQGPCQWVTLEFPQRICVSQLQIQFQGGFSSRLARLEGSQGSEALHHIVDFYPEDNNSLQTFSVPAAEVDRLKVTFEDTTDFFGRVVIYHLRVLGEKKV